From Streptomyces griseorubiginosus, one genomic window encodes:
- the rarD gene encoding EamA family transporter RarD, translating to MKSRGERHIGLLNGFAAYGMWGLVPLFWPLLKPAGAAEILAHRMVWSLVFVAVALVFVRRWAWAGELLRQPRRLALITVAAAVITVNWGVYIWAVNSGHVVEASLGYFINPLVTIAMGVLLLKERLRRVQWAAVGVGAAAVLVLTIGYGQPPWISLTLAFSFATYGLVKKKVNLGGVESLAAETAIQFLPALGYLLWLSSRGDLSFTAEGPGHAALLASTGVVTALPLVCFGAAAIRVPLSTLGLLQYLAPVFQFLLGVLYFHEEMPPERWAGFALVWLALSLLTWDALRTARTLRREISSPRTTMTTGTVSAVRKAESLASGPEPLDSPAARP from the coding sequence GTGAAGTCGAGAGGCGAGCGGCACATAGGTCTGCTGAACGGCTTCGCCGCGTACGGGATGTGGGGCCTCGTGCCCCTGTTCTGGCCGCTGCTCAAGCCCGCCGGAGCCGCCGAGATCCTCGCCCACCGGATGGTGTGGTCCCTCGTCTTCGTCGCCGTCGCGCTGGTCTTCGTACGGCGCTGGGCCTGGGCCGGTGAGCTGCTGCGGCAGCCCCGCAGGCTGGCGCTGATCACCGTGGCCGCCGCCGTCATCACCGTGAACTGGGGCGTCTACATCTGGGCCGTGAACTCCGGCCATGTCGTCGAGGCCTCGCTCGGGTACTTCATCAACCCCCTCGTCACCATCGCCATGGGCGTGCTGCTGCTGAAGGAGCGGCTGCGGCGCGTGCAGTGGGCGGCGGTCGGGGTCGGCGCCGCCGCGGTGCTGGTCCTCACCATCGGGTACGGGCAGCCGCCGTGGATCTCCCTCACGCTCGCCTTCTCGTTCGCCACCTACGGCCTGGTCAAGAAGAAGGTCAACCTCGGCGGGGTGGAGTCGCTGGCGGCCGAGACCGCGATCCAGTTCCTGCCCGCCCTGGGTTACCTGCTGTGGCTCAGCTCGCGGGGGGACCTCAGCTTCACCGCCGAGGGTCCGGGGCACGCGGCGCTGCTCGCCTCGACCGGCGTCGTCACCGCGCTCCCCCTGGTCTGCTTCGGCGCCGCCGCGATCCGGGTCCCGCTGTCCACGCTGGGGCTGCTGCAGTACCTGGCCCCGGTCTTCCAGTTCCTGCTCGGCGTCCTCTACTTCCACGAGGAGATGCCGCCCGAGCGGTGGGCCGGGTTCGCGCTGGTCTGGCTGGCGCTGTCGCTGCTCACCTGGGACGCCCTGCGCACCGCGCGGACGCTCAGGAGGGAGATCAGCAGTCCCAGGACGACCATGACGACCGGCACGGTCAGTGCCGTACGGAAGGCGGAGAGCCTGGCCTCGGGTCCGGAGCCGCTGGACTCGCCCGCCGCGAGGCCGTAG
- a CDS encoding VOC family protein, which yields MTQTTPAPLHWKLVVDAGDPHAQADFWAAALHYETEDNDALIQRLLELGALPREATVEYHARLAFRDLVAVRHPDDPYDKDSGTGLGRRLLFQRVPEPKTVKNRLHLDLHPGEGRRAAEVERLTGLGASVLREVSEPSGAWVVMADPEGNEFCVH from the coding sequence ATGACGCAGACCACACCCGCACCCCTGCACTGGAAACTCGTCGTCGACGCCGGTGACCCGCACGCCCAGGCCGACTTCTGGGCCGCCGCCCTGCACTACGAGACCGAGGACAACGACGCCCTGATCCAGCGGCTGCTGGAGCTCGGCGCGCTGCCGCGCGAGGCGACCGTCGAGTACCACGCCCGGCTGGCCTTCCGGGACCTGGTCGCCGTACGGCATCCGGACGACCCGTACGACAAGGACAGCGGTACCGGTCTGGGGCGGCGGCTGCTCTTCCAGCGCGTGCCGGAGCCGAAGACCGTCAAGAACCGGCTCCACCTCGACCTGCACCCCGGGGAGGGCAGGCGCGCGGCCGAGGTGGAGAGGCTGACGGGGCTCGGGGCGAGCGTGCTGCGCGAGGTGAGCGAACCCTCGGGGGCGTGGGTGGTGATGGCTGATCCGGAGGGGAACGAGTTCTGCGTCCACTGA
- a CDS encoding M28 family metallopeptidase, which yields MKLSVPGRVTATAVVAAVSLLAGGSIAGAAPAGTTAVAAAPDIPVANVKAHLTQLQSIATANGGNRAHGRAGYRASLDYVKDKLDAAGFTTTIQQFTSSGRTGYNLIADWPGGDTNQVIMSGSHLDSVTAGAGINDNGSGSAAVLETALAVSRAGFHPTKHLRFAWWGAEELGLVGSRYYVSSLSTANRSKISGYLNFDMIGSPNPGYFVYDDDPAIEKTFKEYYAGLGVPTEIETEGDGRSDHAPFKNAGVPVGGLFSGADYVKTAAQAAKWGGTSGLAFDRCYHSSCDTTANINDTALNRNSDAVAYAVWGLSQ from the coding sequence ATGAAGCTCTCGGTTCCCGGGCGCGTCACGGCCACCGCCGTCGTCGCCGCCGTCTCCCTCCTGGCCGGCGGATCCATAGCCGGCGCGGCCCCCGCGGGAACAACCGCGGTGGCCGCGGCCCCGGACATCCCGGTGGCCAACGTGAAGGCGCATCTGACCCAGCTCCAGTCCATCGCCACCGCCAACGGCGGCAACCGCGCGCACGGCCGGGCCGGCTACAGAGCCTCGCTCGACTATGTGAAGGACAAGCTGGACGCCGCCGGATTCACCACGACCATCCAGCAGTTCACCTCCTCCGGCCGCACCGGCTACAACCTGATCGCCGACTGGCCGGGCGGCGACACCAACCAGGTGATCATGTCCGGCTCGCACCTCGACAGCGTGACGGCGGGCGCGGGCATCAACGACAACGGCTCCGGTTCGGCGGCCGTCCTGGAGACCGCGCTGGCGGTGTCCCGGGCGGGCTTCCACCCCACCAAACACCTGCGGTTCGCTTGGTGGGGAGCGGAGGAGCTGGGCCTGGTCGGGTCCCGGTACTACGTCAGCAGCCTGTCGACGGCGAACCGCTCGAAGATCAGCGGCTACCTCAACTTCGACATGATCGGCTCGCCGAACCCTGGTTACTTCGTCTACGACGACGACCCGGCCATCGAGAAGACCTTCAAGGAGTACTACGCCGGCCTCGGCGTCCCGACCGAGATCGAGACCGAGGGCGACGGCCGCTCCGACCACGCGCCGTTCAAGAACGCGGGCGTGCCGGTGGGCGGGCTGTTCAGCGGGGCGGACTACGTCAAGACGGCGGCGCAGGCGGCCAAGTGGGGCGGGACGTCGGGGCTGGCCTTCGACCGCTGCTACCACTCGTCGTGCGACACGACGGCCAACATCAACGACACGGCGCTGAACCGCAACAGTGACGCGGTGGCGTACGCGGTGTGGGGGCTGTCGCAGTAA
- a CDS encoding flavodoxin family protein, whose protein sequence is MTRRFLFVLGSSRSEGNSELLARRAAEQLPSDVEQQWIDLAAHPLPDFEDLRHDTDHVRPTIGHTALLFDATLAATDIVIVSPLYWYSVSAHVKRYLDYWSGWLRTPGVEFKATMAGRTLWGVTALAHEEFEVADPLVGTLNNSAAYMGMRFGGVLLGNGSKRGDVLKDTDALTRAKTFFEQEAPLARFPYEQLTP, encoded by the coding sequence ATGACGCGCCGCTTCCTGTTCGTGCTCGGCAGCAGCCGCAGCGAGGGCAACTCCGAACTGCTGGCCCGCCGGGCCGCCGAACAACTGCCCTCGGACGTCGAGCAGCAGTGGATCGACCTCGCGGCGCATCCGCTGCCCGACTTCGAGGACCTCCGGCACGACACGGACCACGTGCGCCCGACGATCGGCCACACCGCACTGCTCTTCGACGCGACGCTCGCCGCGACCGACATCGTGATCGTCTCGCCCCTCTACTGGTACTCGGTCTCCGCGCACGTCAAGCGCTACCTCGACTACTGGTCGGGCTGGCTGCGCACCCCGGGTGTCGAGTTCAAGGCGACCATGGCGGGACGCACGCTGTGGGGTGTCACCGCGCTCGCCCACGAGGAGTTCGAGGTCGCCGACCCGCTCGTCGGCACCCTGAACAACTCGGCCGCGTACATGGGGATGCGCTTCGGCGGAGTACTGCTCGGCAACGGCAGCAAGCGCGGTGACGTCCTGAAGGACACCGACGCCCTCACCCGCGCGAAGACGTTCTTCGAGCAGGAGGCCCCGCTCGCGCGGTTCCCCTACGAGCAGCTCACGCCGTGA
- a CDS encoding ABC transporter permease, whose product MSQAELGAPQGRGELRDKPQTTRSRRTTFYGTLFRNELHTTFRRWRTLALLAVLAAVPILVGTAVKIETGDDSSAGPGGGGGGPAFISQITNNGLFLVFTALAATLPFFLPMAIGVIAGDAIAGEANAGTLRYLLVAPAGRTRLLLTKYATVMTFCLVATLVVALSALAVGAVLFPLGDLTTISGTRITFAEGLGRALLIALVVAASLIGVAALGLFISTLTNSGIAAMATTVGLLITVQILDQIPQLHALQPYFFSHYWLSFADLMREPVYWDDLVKNLGLQALYAAVFGSAAWARFLAKDITA is encoded by the coding sequence ATGTCGCAGGCTGAGTTGGGTGCCCCTCAGGGGCGCGGGGAACTGCGCGACAAGCCACAGACGACCCGCAGCCGCCGTACGACCTTCTACGGGACCCTCTTCCGCAACGAGCTCCACACGACGTTCCGCCGCTGGCGCACCCTCGCCCTGCTCGCCGTACTCGCAGCCGTCCCGATCCTCGTGGGCACAGCGGTGAAGATCGAGACCGGCGACGACTCCTCGGCGGGCCCCGGAGGGGGTGGCGGCGGACCGGCCTTCATCTCCCAGATCACCAACAACGGCCTGTTCCTGGTGTTCACCGCCCTCGCGGCGACCCTCCCCTTCTTCCTCCCGATGGCCATCGGGGTCATCGCGGGCGACGCGATCGCGGGCGAGGCCAACGCGGGCACCCTGCGCTACCTTCTGGTCGCCCCCGCGGGCCGCACCCGCCTGCTCCTCACCAAGTACGCGACGGTGATGACGTTCTGCCTGGTCGCCACCCTCGTGGTCGCGCTCTCGGCGCTGGCGGTGGGCGCTGTCCTCTTCCCGCTGGGCGACCTGACCACGATCTCCGGCACCCGGATCACCTTCGCGGAGGGGCTGGGCAGAGCTCTGCTGATCGCCCTGGTGGTGGCCGCGTCACTGATCGGCGTGGCGGCCCTGGGCCTGTTCATCTCGACGCTCACGAACAGCGGTATCGCGGCCATGGCCACGACCGTCGGTCTGCTGATCACGGTCCAGATCCTCGACCAGATCCCCCAGCTCCACGCCCTCCAGCCGTACTTCTTCTCCCACTACTGGCTGTCCTTCGCCGACCTCATGAGAGAACCGGTCTACTGGGACGACCTGGTGAAGAACCTGGGCCTTCAGGCGCTGTACGCGGCGGTGTTCGGCTCGGCGGCGTGGGCGAGGTTCCTGGCGAAGGACATCACGGCGTGA
- a CDS encoding ABC transporter ATP-binding protein, with the protein MDQPSATEPDPEGSGDSAGGGVGAEDSVIHTHALTKRYRGGQLAVDSLDLTVPAGSVFGFLGPNGSGKTTTIRMLMGLIEPTSGSARVLGHPMPRASRTVLPHVGALIEGPALYGFLSGRDNLVRYDAADPTADPRTRPTRVAAALDRVGLAAAAGKKAKAYSLGMKQRLGLAAALLQPRRLLVLDEPTNGLDPQGMREIRSLVRELASDGTTVFLSSHLLDEIEQVCTHVAVMAQGRLITQGPVEDLAAGARGRLVVTTPDTVDAARVLKERGLSDVTVAEERVTCDPPDHELADINAALVTAGVRVRGFAVERPSLEDAFVALTGEGFDVAG; encoded by the coding sequence ATGGACCAGCCGTCCGCCACGGAACCCGATCCGGAGGGATCGGGTGACAGCGCAGGCGGTGGCGTGGGCGCGGAGGACAGCGTCATCCACACCCACGCCCTCACCAAGCGCTACCGCGGCGGACAGCTCGCCGTGGACAGCCTCGACCTGACCGTCCCCGCGGGCAGCGTCTTCGGCTTCCTCGGCCCCAACGGCTCCGGCAAGACCACCACCATCCGCATGCTGATGGGCCTGATCGAACCCACCTCCGGTTCGGCGCGCGTGCTGGGCCACCCCATGCCGCGCGCCTCCCGGACCGTCCTGCCCCACGTGGGCGCCCTCATCGAGGGCCCGGCCCTCTACGGCTTCCTCTCCGGCCGCGACAACCTCGTCCGCTACGACGCCGCCGACCCCACCGCCGACCCGCGCACCCGGCCCACCCGGGTGGCGGCGGCCCTGGACCGGGTGGGCCTCGCGGCCGCCGCGGGCAAGAAGGCGAAGGCGTACTCGCTGGGCATGAAGCAGCGGCTGGGCCTCGCGGCGGCTCTGCTCCAGCCCCGTCGCCTCCTGGTCCTGGACGAACCCACCAACGGCCTCGACCCCCAGGGCATGCGGGAGATCCGCTCCCTGGTGCGCGAACTGGCCTCCGACGGCACCACGGTCTTCCTCTCCTCCCACCTCCTGGACGAGATCGAACAGGTCTGCACCCACGTGGCGGTGATGGCCCAGGGCCGCCTGATCACCCAGGGCCCGGTGGAGGACCTGGCGGCGGGGGCGAGGGGACGCCTGGTGGTGACGACTCCGGACACGGTGGACGCTGCGCGGGTGCTGAAGGAACGAGGTCTGTCGGACGTGACAGTGGCCGAGGAGAGGGTGACCTGCGATCCCCCGGACCATGAACTGGCCGACATCAACGCGGCGTTGGTGACAGCGGGCGTGCGGGTGCGGGGCTTCGCGGTGGAACGGCCCTCCCTGGAGGACGCCTTCGTGGCCCTGACGGGGGAGGGCTTCGATGTCGCAGGCTGA
- a CDS encoding LolA family protein yields MAPNASDDSATAADADELRAARRRKAARYVVPATVVGVAAATIGLVPALADSGDPDLPKISAQELIEKIAASDVQQLSGTVKITTDLGLPDLGGLENSLGSAGPSGSGDGSSADPSSKLTELASGTHTLRVAADGEDKQKVSLLEDAAEYSLIHNGKDVWGYDSKSNSVFHTTASEGDGKQKEELPATPKDLAEDALKAADKTTSVTVQGTAQVAGRDAYRLVIKPKDEGTTVGQITVAVDAKTGLPLKFTLTPASGGAAVVDAGFTQVSFAKPAASTFDFTPPKGAKVEEKDQDASKAPGHSEEFGKDFGKESGKGAAGELGKGGPEGLNVIGDGWDSIATFDTGGQGVPSGSEVGGDVGGFLDSLGDKVSGKFGEGTVFKTRLINALITDDGKVYVGAVTKDALVKAADAGK; encoded by the coding sequence ATGGCACCGAACGCATCCGACGACAGCGCTACCGCCGCGGACGCCGACGAACTGCGCGCGGCGCGCCGGCGCAAGGCCGCGCGCTACGTCGTGCCGGCCACGGTGGTGGGAGTCGCGGCGGCGACCATCGGGCTCGTCCCGGCGCTCGCCGACTCCGGCGACCCCGACCTGCCGAAGATCAGCGCACAGGAACTCATCGAGAAGATCGCCGCGTCGGACGTCCAGCAGCTGTCCGGCACCGTGAAGATCACCACCGACCTCGGTCTGCCGGACCTCGGCGGCCTGGAGAACTCGCTCGGCTCCGCCGGTCCCTCCGGGTCGGGCGACGGCTCGTCCGCCGACCCGTCGAGCAAGCTCACCGAGCTCGCCTCCGGCACGCACACCCTGCGGGTCGCGGCCGACGGCGAGGACAAGCAGAAGGTCTCGCTCCTGGAGGACGCGGCCGAGTACAGCCTCATCCACAACGGCAAGGACGTCTGGGGCTACGACAGCAAGTCCAACTCGGTCTTCCACACCACCGCCTCCGAGGGCGACGGGAAGCAGAAGGAAGAGCTGCCGGCCACCCCCAAGGACCTCGCCGAGGACGCCCTCAAGGCCGCCGACAAGACCACGTCGGTGACGGTCCAGGGCACCGCCCAGGTCGCGGGCCGGGACGCCTACCGCCTGGTCATCAAGCCCAAGGACGAGGGCACGACCGTCGGCCAGATCACGGTGGCGGTGGACGCGAAGACGGGCCTGCCGCTGAAGTTCACCCTCACCCCGGCGAGCGGCGGCGCCGCCGTCGTGGACGCGGGCTTCACCCAGGTCAGCTTCGCCAAGCCGGCCGCCTCCACCTTCGACTTCACCCCGCCCAAGGGCGCCAAGGTCGAGGAGAAGGACCAGGACGCCTCGAAGGCACCCGGGCACTCCGAGGAGTTCGGCAAGGACTTCGGCAAGGAGTCCGGCAAGGGCGCCGCCGGCGAGCTCGGCAAGGGCGGCCCCGAGGGGCTCAATGTCATCGGGGACGGCTGGGACTCCATAGCCACCTTCGACACCGGCGGCCAGGGCGTCCCGTCCGGCTCCGAGGTCGGCGGTGACGTCGGCGGCTTCCTGGACTCGCTCGGCGACAAGGTCTCCGGCAAGTTCGGCGAGGGCACCGTCTTCAAGACCCGCCTGATCAACGCCCTGATCACGGACGACGGCAAGGTCTACGTCGGCGCGGTCACCAAGGACGCGCTGGTGAAGGCGGCGGACGCCGGCAAGTAA
- a CDS encoding polyprenyl synthetase family protein: MTVVGPFGLSVRDQALEADVQAGMTAVEEGLLEATKSEVPFITEAAQHLVRAGGKRFRPLLVMLAAQFGDPYAPGVVPSAVVVELTHLATLYHDDVMDEAAVRRGVDSANTRWGNSVAVLTGDFLFARASHILADLGPEAVRVQAEAFERLVTGQILETAGPMDGRDPVEHYLDVLGGKTGSLVAVSCRFGAMMSGADETVVDVLTQYGERLGVAFQLADDVLDIASDSHESGKTPGTDLREGIPTMPVLRLRERAARLGLAEDIALCELLDSDLTDDARHAEALAALRGHPALEQARRDTVRYAQDARAALVPLRECDAKAALMELCDAVVHRAG, encoded by the coding sequence GTGACCGTCGTCGGGCCGTTCGGGCTGAGCGTGCGGGACCAGGCTCTGGAAGCCGATGTCCAGGCCGGAATGACGGCTGTCGAGGAGGGACTGCTCGAGGCCACCAAGAGCGAGGTCCCCTTCATCACGGAGGCCGCCCAGCACCTGGTGCGGGCGGGCGGAAAGCGGTTCCGGCCGCTGCTCGTGATGCTCGCCGCCCAGTTCGGCGACCCCTATGCGCCGGGCGTGGTCCCGTCGGCCGTGGTGGTGGAGCTGACCCACCTCGCGACGCTGTACCACGACGACGTCATGGACGAGGCCGCGGTGCGCCGCGGGGTCGACAGCGCCAACACCCGCTGGGGCAACTCGGTGGCCGTCCTGACCGGCGACTTCCTGTTCGCCCGTGCCTCGCACATCCTCGCCGACCTCGGCCCCGAGGCGGTCCGGGTGCAGGCGGAGGCGTTCGAACGCCTGGTCACCGGCCAGATCCTGGAGACCGCGGGCCCGATGGACGGCCGCGACCCGGTCGAGCACTACCTGGACGTGCTCGGCGGCAAGACCGGCTCGCTGGTCGCCGTCTCGTGCCGCTTCGGGGCCATGATGTCCGGCGCCGACGAGACGGTCGTGGACGTCCTGACCCAGTACGGCGAGCGCCTCGGCGTGGCCTTCCAGCTCGCGGACGACGTCCTGGACATCGCCTCCGACTCCCACGAGTCCGGCAAGACCCCGGGCACCGACCTGCGCGAGGGCATCCCCACCATGCCGGTGCTGCGGCTGCGCGAGCGGGCCGCCCGGCTCGGGCTCGCCGAGGACATCGCCCTGTGCGAGCTCCTGGACTCCGACCTCACCGACGACGCCCGGCACGCCGAGGCGCTGGCCGCGCTGCGCGGTCACCCCGCCCTCGAACAGGCCCGCCGGGACACCGTGCGGTACGCCCAGGACGCGCGCGCGGCGCTGGTCCCGCTGCGGGAGTGCGACGCGAAGGCGGCCCTGATGGAGCTGTGCGACGCCGTGGTGCACCGCGCGGGCTGA